A stretch of Thermus neutrinimicus DNA encodes these proteins:
- a CDS encoding acyl-CoA dehydrogenase family protein, translating into MTLTSEQKLVLDTVRQVAKEVLYPLAPEYDRRGEYPWPQLKALAELGFLGMTTPEEWGGVGLDSVTWVLALEEIAAADPSVAVVLSVTSGLPQYMLLRFGTEEQKKRYLVPLARGEWIGAFCLTEPQAGSDAASIRTEARRVPGGFVLNGQKSWITSAGQAHLYVVMARGEKGISAFLVEKDTPGLSFGPPEEKMGLHAAHTAEVRLEEVFVPQENLLGEEGRGLAYALAGLDSGRVGVAAQAVGIARGAFEIAKAYADEREQFGKKLREHQAIAFKIADMHVKIAAARALVLEAARKKDSGGRFTLEASAAKLFASSVAVEVTREAVQVLGGYGYHRDYRVERYYRDAKVTEIYEGTSEIQRHIIARELYR; encoded by the coding sequence ATGACCCTCACTTCCGAGCAGAAGCTGGTGCTGGACACGGTACGGCAGGTGGCCAAGGAGGTCCTTTACCCCCTGGCCCCGGAGTACGACCGCAGGGGGGAGTACCCCTGGCCCCAGCTAAAGGCCTTGGCGGAGCTGGGCTTTTTGGGCATGACCACCCCGGAGGAATGGGGAGGGGTGGGCCTGGACTCGGTGACCTGGGTCCTGGCCCTCGAGGAGATCGCCGCCGCCGACCCCAGCGTGGCCGTGGTGCTTTCGGTGACCAGTGGCCTTCCCCAGTACATGCTCCTTCGCTTTGGCACCGAGGAGCAAAAAAAGAGGTACTTGGTGCCCCTGGCCCGGGGGGAGTGGATCGGGGCCTTCTGCCTCACCGAGCCCCAGGCGGGCTCCGATGCCGCCAGCATCCGCACGGAGGCCAGGAGGGTGCCCGGGGGTTTCGTGCTGAACGGCCAGAAAAGCTGGATCACCTCCGCAGGCCAGGCCCACCTCTACGTGGTCATGGCCAGGGGCGAGAAGGGCATCAGCGCCTTCCTGGTGGAGAAGGACACCCCCGGCCTTTCCTTTGGCCCCCCGGAGGAGAAGATGGGCCTCCACGCCGCCCACACCGCTGAGGTGCGGCTGGAGGAGGTCTTCGTGCCCCAGGAAAACCTCCTGGGCGAGGAGGGAAGGGGCTTGGCCTACGCCCTGGCAGGCCTGGATTCGGGCCGGGTTGGGGTGGCGGCCCAGGCGGTGGGCATCGCCCGGGGGGCCTTTGAGATCGCCAAGGCCTATGCCGATGAGAGGGAGCAGTTTGGCAAGAAGCTGCGGGAGCACCAGGCCATCGCCTTCAAGATCGCCGACATGCACGTGAAGATCGCCGCGGCCCGGGCCTTGGTGCTGGAGGCCGCCAGGAAAAAGGACTCCGGGGGGCGGTTCACCCTCGAGGCCAGCGCCGCCAAGCTCTTCGCCAGCAGCGTAGCGGTGGAGGTGACCCGGGAGGCGGTGCAGGTCCTGGGCGGCTATGGCTACCACCGGGACTACCGGGTGGAGCGCTACTACCGCGACGCCAAGGTGACGGAGATCTACGAGGGCACCTCGGAGATCCAGCGCCACATCATCGCCCGGGAGCTTTACCGGTAG